The following proteins come from a genomic window of Daphnia carinata strain CSIRO-1 chromosome 8, CSIRO_AGI_Dcar_HiC_V3, whole genome shotgun sequence:
- the LOC130703755 gene encoding uncharacterized protein LOC130703755 has product MNTGFIITAITVSYCAVLALGQEDDVGTAWLKYQTDFPGNGARQTMAEILIRIENFAKVDAMIEKHNQNSHATFKMDHNKFSTMDDDEKKLYTGLRLPMDVNNSGGLALIGRSSGQLPDSLDYRNHNCMPAVKDQGQCGSCWAFAAITPLEFARCKKTNESVLLSEQQLVDCDPSNLGCSGGWYSSAWNYLQNGSAKESFYPYTGQDMTCKFKTCMNRVKVASSGFLERNNPVSMQMALQLYGPISVAFTVTDSFYAYRSGIYNDPACDNKGVNHAVVVVGWGTQNEMDYWIVRNSWGNAWGDSGYFLMQRGVNKCNIENFAAAITSII; this is encoded by the exons ATGAATACCGGGTTCATCATAACCGCTATCACAGTGTCTTATTGCGCTGTGTTAGCGCTCGGACAAGAGGATGATGTGGGAACCGCTTGGCTAAAATATCAG ACTGACTTTCCCGGAAATGGCGCTCGCCAAACTATGGCAGAAATTTTGATAcgcattgaaaattttgctaAGGTCGATGCTATGATCGAGAAACACAACCAGAATTCGCATGCCACGTTCAAAATGGATCACAACAAGTTTTCTACAATG GACGATGATGAGAAAAAGCTTTACACTGGTCTACGCCTTCCCATGGACGTGAACAACTCAGGAGGTCTGGCCCTCATTGGCCGATCCTCAGGACAACTGCCTGACTCG CTAGATTACCGCAACCACAATTGCATGCCGGCAGTTAAAGATCAAGGACAG TGTGGAAGTTGCTGGGCTTTTGCCGCTATTACGCCGCTAGAATTCGCACGATGTAAAAAGACCAACGAGTCAGTTCTTTTGAG CGAGCAACAATTGGTTGATTGCGACCCAAGCAATCTTGGCTGCTCCGGTGGATGGTATTCATCCGCCTGGAACTATTTACAGAATGGATCTGCAAAAGAGTCGTTCTATCCTTACACCGGTCAA GATATGACATGCAAATTCAAGACGTGCATGAACAGAGTAAAAGTCGCATCCTCTGGTTTCCTCGAACGTAACAATCCTGTATCTATGCAAATGGCCTTGCAGCTCTATGGCCCTATTTCTGTCGCCTTTACAGTCACCGATTCCTTCTACGCTTATAG AAGCGGCATTTACAACGATCCGGCGTGTGACAACAAAGGAGTGAATCACGCTGTAGTCGTGGTCGGCTGGGGAACGCAAAACGAGATGGACTACTGGATCGTTCGTAACTCATGGGGAAATGCTTGGGGAGACTCAGGCTACTTTCTTATGCAACGCGGTGTCAACAAGTGTAACATCGAAAATTTCGCCGCCGCCATCACATCCATCATTTAG
- the LOC130703744 gene encoding Bardet-Biedl syndrome 1 protein-like, giving the protein MSRNQLWLDACRNSSVNLKSECGVVLLDVEDLAKDGINRLLALLVGYELSHLKIFNGTDLQCEITLPEMAVAICTFNIDGSPPGIAVGAGSSLYIYKNFKPYYKYNIPHGGPNYTEQVEITQLAALSRSTPDVSCSSLLLVGTGHNSLLIIDPQTFNAISRIELADVPTSIKSSGYYDMEAIILVGTPDAGVFILRSDQKPLQPKPFLPPRSPIVEIAFNGTTIAIATSDYTIRYYTLQGQELRKIVVDTFILAIAWIQPTNQDLCLLAVSLSNGQVHFYRQGILIEQLHFKTSIVSMTFGRYGREDGTLVMVSKDGELFVKILNRGYKMAQQTDLNVSSKPSISICKRKALGPAKTKLFVDQTMREKEDPAKMYQLFQEGMCRLHLRALREWLNFSSSAKADVEQLAPVPEESRCLHLVAKLLGTGSRFMLHLLLQNISDQVIDSLTVMLQITDGKLVLERSSAKISLMLPAAQHWIKINVKDPTNQGGEVSVIVRKEAEPDFELTIWGSIVCTAKINISPTI; this is encoded by the exons ATGTCAAGAAATCAACTATGGCTGGACGCCTGTCGAAATTCATCCGTCAATTTGAAATCGGAATGCGGTGTTGTGCTACTGGATGTGGAAGATTTAGCAAAAGATGGAATTAATCGTCTCCTAGCATTGTTGGTTGGCTACGAGCTCAGTCATCTCAAAATATTTAATGGGACTGATTTACAATGCGAAATCACTTTGCCCGAAATGGCTGTCGCCATTTGTACGTTCAACATTGATGGATCTCCCCCAG GCATTGCTGTTGGAGCTGGCTCATCCTTGTACATCtataaaaatttcaaaccgTATTACAAGTATAACATACCTCATGGGGGACCCAATTACACGGAACAG GTGGAAATCACTCAACTAGCTGCTTTATCACGCTCTACACCAGATGTTTCATGTTCATCATTGCTGTTAGTAGGCACTGGACACAATTCACTCTTGATTATCGATCCTCAAACGTTCAACGCCATCAGTAGA ATAGAACTTGCGGATGTACCAACGTCTATCAAAAGCAGCGGGTACTATGACATGGAAGCTATTATATTGGTCGGCACACCGGACGCGGGCGTCTTCATACTGCGCTCCGATCAGAAGCCTTTACAACCCAAACCGTTTTTACCCCCTAGATCACCGATAGTGGAAATAGCGTTTAATGGAACTACAATTGCCATCGCTACCAGTGATTACACTATTAGATATTACACATTGCAG GGACAAGAGTTACGCAAAATTGTCGTTGACACTTTTATATTGGCAATTGCGTGGATCCAACCGACGAATCAGGATCTTTGCCTTTTGGCTGTATCACTTTCAAATGGACAAGTTCATTTCTATAGGCAAGGTATTCTTATAGAGCAGTTGCATTTCAAAACGTCTATCGTCTCGATGACATTTGGACGATATGGAAGGGAAGACGGTACTTTAGTTATGGTTTCCAAAG ATGGTGAGCTGTTTGTGAAAATTCTTAATCGTGGGTATAAAATGGCCCAGCAAACCGACTTGAATGTTAGCAGTAAACCATCAATCTCCATTTGCAAGAGAAAAGCTCTTGGGCCAGCAAAAACGAAGCTATTTGTTGATCAGACGATGCGGGAGAAAGAAGATCCAGCTA AAATGTATCAGCTCTTTCAAGAAGGAATGTGCCGCTTACATCTAAGAGCTTTACGCGAGTGGTTGAATTTTTCATCGAGTGCAAAAGCTGATGTAGAACAGCTCGCACCTGTACCTGAAGAAAGCCGTTGCCTACACCTTGTTGCAAAATTATTAGGTACTGGATCTCGCTTTATGTTGCATCTCTTACTGCAGAATATCAGCGATCAAGTGATTGATAGCCTTACAGTCATGCTGCAAATCACTGATGGCAAACTTGTACTCGAACGATCTTCTGCAAAGATTTCGTTAATGCTGCCCGCGGCTCAGCATTGGATCAAAATTAATGTCAAAGATCCCACAAATCAGGGAGGTGAAGTTTCTGTGATTGTAAGGAAAGAGGCGGAGCCCGATTTTGAGCTCACTATCTGGGGATCTATTGTGTGTACTGCTAAAATCAATATTTCACCAACCATATGA
- the LOC132088202 gene encoding uncharacterized protein LOC132088202 produces the protein MIYDLLLGVLCVVLHIMIFVRSREATNHHSNFLQASVALRFFPAPSTNNISRAEQGIPQPIDQENPVMTTRIDQVTDLDINGTDTNCFSWFTHQKKLNRLEIRAALNMSINVLPVWLCTFPVTLNAIIIYWCIRFEKSCLINFRINPYLTDIFLCHTIYNPFMYMLTSTEFKRALVRIKQKFKCK, from the exons ATGATTTACGATCTACTGCTGGGCGTGCTCTGCGTTGTGTTGCACATCATGATTTTCGTTCGATCGCGAGAAGCCACCAATCACCACTCCAACTTTCTTCAAGCGTCAGTCGCACTTCGATTTTTTCCAGCACCCTCTACCAACAATATTTCCA GAGCCGAGCAAGGAATTCCTCAGCCTATTGATCAAGAAAATCCAGTTATGACAACACGCATTGACCAAGTGACTGACTTGGATATTAATGGGACAGAtaccaattgtttttcatggTTTACCCATCAAAAAAAGCTCAACCGCTTAGAAATTCGGGCCGCCTTAAACATGTCGATCAATGTTTTACCAGTTTGGCTTTGTACCTTTCCCGTCACATTAAATGCCATAATTATCTAttggtgcattcgttttgAAAAGAGTTGCTTAATCAATTTCCGGATTAACCCTTATCTTACCGATATCTTCCTATGTCATACAATCTATAATCCTTTTATGTACATGCTAACCAGTACGGAATTCAAAAGGGCTTTGGTCCGCAtaaagcaaaaatttaaatgtaaataa
- the LOC130703740 gene encoding kinetochore protein NDC80 homolog, whose protein sequence is MRRSQGRRSSNTLPIRALPGVGVRQTTTNLSTSMASAQKRSSSIPRPSFSSTMKTNYAQRHEQSLAIGMTPSKTGNVLRLTGATPQMGGTTPQSRGNMSTTINTKPYLKETRNLSDKNCLLEMGKSIAEFLNDNGFPETVSHKEIQKIDKQSFVKYFNFIYFFIDENYQLAPRFNEDDLIKNMKELGYCGTLAKSALVSIGALHSTSQIAGLLSWLCDFVRAITFEEEDQSLENVELKIMINSYNAWCNDLNFDLTDEFRAFYREKHQIEEGRAELLERQIAAIIEEYRAIEKKSSQIEELKAEAKKEECRLEEISAVEVQLQQRCQELQNEERHLLQRHEEIKEKTAVGQKETAELLIAAKNCKVSADEARRIKAAIAANLRDLAAVTEQREQVAKLVEKREMQLANIAAEDVKFDRELNVDLMDMGMTIAPDSDPKEALKNFLEGKVSTLSDIESQCIAMTEKKERTLAEISQLKMELKHTELLKSRLEEKLQTVKADRDEMERLYLSQLAELENLSAAPRSDPLQMRQQYELETLRQKFAEQKVQMNKQEKDLQATMAKYAQELREAEAECEKIEATTADYVAVLGDGFRQLLEMAEQGPITQDIVNALIPDPNYN, encoded by the exons ATGAGACGTTCTCAAGGCAGGCGTTCATCCAACACTTTACCCATACGTGCGTTGCCAGGAGTGGGAGTTAGACAAACAACCACTAATCTCTCGACTAGTATGGCTAG CGCTCAGAAAAGGAGCTCTTCTATTCCCAGGCCATCTTTTTCATCTACA atgaaaacaaattatGCGCAGAGACATGAGCAGAGTTTGGCAATAGGCATGACTCCATCAA AAACTGGAAATGTGTTGCGCCTTACTGGGGCCACACCTCAGATGGGCGGTACCACTCCTCAAAG tcGTGGCAATATGTCAACAACTATTAATACTAAGCCATAtcttaaagaaacaagaaacctCAGTGACAAGAATTGTTTATTGGAAATGGGAAAGTCTATAGCAGAATTTCTAAATGACAATGGTTTCCCAGAAACTGTTAGTCACAAGGAAATCCAAAAGATAGACAAGCAATCATTCGTAAAATACTTCAAT TTCATATACTTTTTCATCGACGAAAATTACCAATTAGCCCCACGTTTCAATGAAGATGATCTCATCAAGAATATGAAGGAGCTTGGTTATTGTGGAACATTAGCAAAATCTGCTCTAGTGTCTA TCGGTGCTCTACACTCGACATCTCAAATTGCAGGCCTTCTCAGCTGGCTATGTGACTTTGTCCGAGCAATCACTTTCGAAGAGGAAGACCAATCCTTAGAAAAC GTAGAATTGAAAATTATGATTAATTCATACAACGCTTGGTGTAACGAcctaaattttgatttgacgGACGAATTCCGTGCATTTTACA GGGAGAAACATCAGATTGAAGAAGGACGTGCAGAACTGCTTGAACGTCAAATAGCAGCGATAATTGAAGAATACAGAGCCATTGAGAAGAAAAGCTCTCAAATCGAG GAACTAAAAGCtgaagcgaaaaaagaagaatgtaGGCTGGAAGAGATCTCGGCAGTCGAGGTGCAACTGCAACAGCGCTGCCAAGAGCTACAAAACGAAGAGAGACATCTTCTTCAACGACATGAGGAGATTA AGGAGAAAACCGCTGTTGGGCAAAAAGAGACTGCCGAACTCTTAATAGCCGCAAAGAATTGTAAAGTGAGCGCTGACGAGGCTCGTCGCATTAAGGCTGCAATTGCCGCCAATTTAAGAGACCTCGCTGCTGTGACTGAGCAGCGCGAACAAGTAGCAAAACTCGTTGAGAAACGTGAGATGCAGCTTGCCAATATTGCTGCCGAG GATGTCAAATTTGATCGTGAACTAAATGTTGATCTGATGGATATGGGAATGACAATCGCACCCGATTCGGACCCTAAG GAAGCCCTTAAAAACTTTTTGGAAGGCAAGGTAAGTACCTTATCTGACATTGAGAGCCAATGCATTGCCATGACAGAGAAAAAAGAGCGTACGTTAGCAGAAATATCTCAGTTAAAG ATGGAATTGAAGCATACAGAGCTGCTCAAGAGTCGATTGGAGGAAAAGCTGCAAACGGTGAAAGCTGACCGCGATGaaatg GAACGACTTTACCTTTCCCAGCTGGCTGAGTTGGAGAATTTGTCCGCTGCTCCACGTTCTGACCCACTTCAAATGCGTCAGCAATATGAACTAGAAACGCTACggcaaaa GTTTGCTGAGCAGAAAGTTCAAATGAATAAACAAGAGAAAGACCTGCAGGCGACTATGGCTAAATATGCACAAGAGTTGAGAGAAGCTGAAGCTGAATGTGAG AAAATTGAAGCCACTACAGCCGATTATGTTGCCGTGTTGGGTGATGGTTTCCGTCAGTTACTGGAGATGGCCGAGCAAGGCCCCATCACTCAGGATATCGTAAATGCTTTAATTCCTGACCCAAATTACAACTGa